A genomic window from Pocillopora verrucosa isolate sample1 chromosome 7, ASM3666991v2, whole genome shotgun sequence includes:
- the LOC131775195 gene encoding uncharacterized protein encodes MGTSISKKLEEQQKNKDEKAVEELQMLQEMMVNKVAAARAEMREKALKDANVPIVAFVDTSEKYSVDVSNAPDDAITTSIKEMFGGNIIQGLVSLIGVALNQFLGNTQAGVSEQNDYHIVFSDNALLRIDVMFYKYEFSSKGVEDERRNGFCHCTQAAVVDLKKVSPEVLLYELTRTIGQENIPDAVKQLHSMAEFGEQLYQVVNELNTAAEKTLPDSDDGADRKKQIRNSSQEEDDEEHDD; translated from the coding sequence ATGGGAACATCCATTTCGAAAAAACTTGAggaacaacagaaaaacaaggACGAGAAAGCCGTGGAAGAGCTGCAGATGCTGCAAGAGATGATGGTTAATAAAGTTGCCGCCGCCAGAGCAGAGATGAGGGAAAAGGCGCTCAAAGACGCTAATGTCCCGATTGTGGCGTTTGTCGACACATCAGAGAAGTATTCTGTCGACGTGTCGAACGCGCCTGATGATGCCATAACTACATCGATCAAAGAAATGTTTGGTGGAAACATCATACAGGGTCTTGTGAGCCTCATCGGCGTGGCCCTCAACCAGTTCTTGGGAAACACTCAGGCTGGCGTAAGTGAGCAGAACGATTACCACATCGTCTTTAGCGATAACGCCCTCTTGCGAATCGATGTTATGTTTTACAAATACGAGTTTTCATCCAAAGGAGTTGAAGATGAACGTCGGAATGGGTTCTGCCACTGCACACAAGCTGCTGTTGTTGACCTCAAAAAGGTGAGCCCGGAAGTCTTGCTATACGAGCTCACACGTACGATTGGCCAGGAAAATATTCCCGACGCAGTAAAACAGCTTCATTCAATGGCTGAATTTGGAGAGCAGTTGTACCAAGTTGTCAACGAGTTGAACACCGCTGCCGAGAAAACCCTCCCAGATTCTGACGATGGTGCTGATCGTAAGAAACAAATAAGAAATTCAAGCCAAGAAGAGGATGATGAAGAACATGATGACTGA
- the LOC136282603 gene encoding uncharacterized protein, protein METEKDDKLAFLDTAVLRKPDGRLTISVYGKPTHTDQYLAYDSYHPQSKITKTGKPNNSAEPANKFKATSVLPYVKGLSEQLRRCLQQQGVRAVFKSQTTLRSQLVRPKDVVDPAKHWQDGVV, encoded by the exons atggagacagagaaagacgACAAACTCGCCTTCCTAGACACCGCAGTTTTAAGAAAACCTGACGGCCGCCTCACCATCAGCGTATACGGGAAGCCCACACACACGgatcaatacttagcgtatgattcataccaccctcaatca aaaattaccaagaccggaaaaccaaacaacagtgccgaacccgccaacAAGTTCAAAGCTACTTCGGTTTTACCCTATGTgaaaggtctgtccgaacagcttcgccgttgcctacaacaacaaggcgtacgcgctgttttcaagtcgcaGACTACtctaagatctcagttagtacgaccaaaagacgtggtcgacccggctaaacactggcaagatggcgtagtttaa